In a single window of the Candidatus Cybelea sp. genome:
- a CDS encoding YncE family protein has protein sequence MRFNLFSAAAPVVSVLLGAAPALAGQAPFPNAGPDTPVSHRDRVYSAEQFSNTISVTDPVDNKLLGVIRLGDPQPGNYSPLYKGQLLVHGMGLSPDHRTIAVVSIGSNSVAFIDTGTNTVKHITYVGRSPHEPFYTPDGSEVWVTVRGENYVSVLDAQTYKEKLRIIVPNGPGMPTFSPDGKYCYVCSSFNPETVVVSVADHRIVGRVPQASPFCPNIAATPDGKQVWFTLKDTGKVEVFDAQPPFTVLKTLTTGPITNHVNIVRNANGQFAYVTIGGLNEVKVFRTSDFTQVATIPVGSLPHGIWPSGDGTRVYVGLENGDRMTAIDTLTNRVIATSPIGQAAQAVVYVPDAVPSGTGTEGLQSLGLAAQATHFALAARGNGSAVNGKPPTSVALFD, from the coding sequence ATGCGTTTCAATTTGTTTTCCGCAGCCGCGCCGGTCGTCTCGGTTCTGCTCGGTGCAGCGCCCGCACTGGCGGGGCAAGCGCCGTTCCCAAACGCTGGTCCGGATACCCCGGTGAGCCATCGTGACCGCGTCTATTCGGCCGAACAGTTTTCAAATACCATCTCGGTCACGGACCCCGTGGACAATAAGCTCCTCGGCGTGATTCGACTCGGCGATCCGCAGCCGGGGAACTACAGCCCGCTTTACAAGGGGCAGCTGCTCGTGCACGGGATGGGACTCTCGCCCGACCATCGTACGATTGCGGTCGTTTCCATCGGTTCCAACTCCGTCGCATTTATCGACACGGGAACCAATACGGTCAAACACATCACCTACGTGGGCCGCTCGCCGCACGAGCCGTTTTATACTCCCGATGGATCCGAAGTATGGGTAACCGTACGCGGGGAGAATTACGTCTCCGTCCTCGACGCCCAAACCTACAAGGAGAAGCTGCGGATTATCGTTCCGAATGGTCCCGGAATGCCGACCTTCTCACCCGACGGCAAGTATTGCTACGTGTGCTCTTCCTTCAACCCCGAAACCGTAGTCGTTAGCGTTGCCGACCACCGAATCGTTGGCCGCGTTCCTCAAGCGAGCCCGTTTTGTCCAAACATCGCGGCAACTCCCGACGGCAAGCAGGTTTGGTTCACACTCAAGGACACGGGCAAGGTAGAAGTGTTCGATGCGCAGCCGCCGTTTACGGTGCTCAAGACGCTCACGACCGGCCCAATCACGAATCATGTTAATATCGTACGCAACGCGAACGGCCAGTTTGCCTACGTGACGATAGGCGGCCTCAACGAGGTAAAGGTCTTTCGTACGAGCGACTTCACTCAAGTGGCCACCATCCCCGTCGGTAGCTTGCCGCACGGGATCTGGCCGTCCGGCGATGGGACTCGAGTCTACGTTGGACTGGAAAACGGGGATCGAATGACCGCGATCGACACCTTGACGAATAGGGTCATCGCGACAAGCCCTATCGGACAGGCAGCGCAAGCGGTAGTTTATGTGCCGGATGCGGTGCCCAGCGGAACCGGCACGGAAGGCCTCCAGTCCCTTGGGCTTGCCGCGCAAGCGACGCACTTCGCACTGGCCGCACGCGGCAACGGGAGCGCCGTAAACGGGAAGCCGCCGACCAGCGTAGCGCTCTTCGATTAA
- a CDS encoding DUF305 domain-containing protein, translated as MNDKLKAALAAPLLCAAVLNVTIPVAAASTDSLFLAQVEKSMARMMAGMTIKPSGSVDDDFVASMVPHHQGAIEMAEAELRYGDNDKLRRIAQEIIVTQQQEIAAMRVAAGEPLPPSAPAPDQR; from the coding sequence ATGAACGACAAGCTGAAAGCCGCGCTGGCGGCGCCGTTACTCTGCGCAGCTGTTCTTAACGTGACGATACCGGTCGCCGCGGCTTCTACGGACTCGCTGTTTCTCGCTCAAGTTGAAAAGTCCATGGCTAGAATGATGGCTGGGATGACTATTAAGCCTTCGGGAAGCGTCGATGACGACTTCGTCGCATCCATGGTGCCGCATCATCAGGGCGCAATAGAAATGGCTGAAGCGGAACTGCGCTACGGGGACAACGATAAACTCCGGCGGATCGCTCAAGAGATCATCGTGACTCAACAACAAGAGATCGCGGCAATGCGCGTCGCGGCCGGAGAACCGTTGCCTCCGTCCGCGCCGGCACCCGATCAGCGCTAG